In Nocardioides sp. zg-1228, a single window of DNA contains:
- a CDS encoding anthranilate synthase component I family protein → MSDPVAFFREVADAHRRCFWLDGGGAREWSGHRSIIGWLDDDDVSLSWSATRREVTLHSAGRAEVVGDDVFAVLEERIAPGEQWFGYLGYASRTDLPATPDPLLPDAVWMRPRSVRVFDHPPPGPSSSESPLERGLRHLEGVATPSKCQTPPPSQGPTAATTPAATPATPPAPPTAYADAYARVQEHLHAGNSYEVNLTHRISRTSDLDPVSAYLRLRRLNPAPYSGFLQHDVAGARAWLLSSSPERYALVGADRHLETKPIKGTTPRGATAEEDEHHRERLARDPKTRAENLMIVDLLRNDLSQVCEVGSVEVPALMQVESYESVHQLVSTVRGRLRDDVSTVAALRALFPAGSMTGAPKLRTMQVIEEVESTPRGAYAGAFGWISADGPADLGVVIRSLTTDGGGTWTLGTGGAITVRSDLAEEWAEAGWKAERLLRVFDAPPA, encoded by the coding sequence ATGAGCGACCCCGTCGCCTTCTTCCGCGAGGTCGCGGACGCGCACCGGCGCTGCTTCTGGCTCGACGGCGGCGGCGCGCGCGAGTGGTCGGGGCACCGCTCCATCATCGGCTGGCTCGACGACGACGACGTGTCGCTCTCGTGGTCGGCGACCAGGCGCGAGGTGACCCTGCACTCCGCCGGCCGCGCCGAGGTCGTCGGCGACGACGTCTTCGCCGTCCTCGAGGAGCGCATCGCGCCGGGCGAGCAGTGGTTCGGCTACCTCGGCTACGCCTCCCGCACCGACCTGCCCGCCACCCCCGACCCCCTGCTCCCCGACGCCGTGTGGATGCGCCCCCGCTCGGTCCGGGTGTTCGACCACCCGCCGCCGGGGCCGTCGTCGTCGGAGTCCCCGCTCGAGCGGGGACTCCGACACCTGGAGGGGGTTGCCACCCCCTCCAAGTGTCAGACTCCCCCTCCAAGTCAGGGCCCGACGGCCGCTACGACCCCGGCCGCCACTCCGGCCACCCCACCCGCCCCACCCACCGCGTACGCCGACGCGTACGCGCGGGTCCAGGAGCACCTGCACGCGGGCAACTCCTACGAGGTCAACCTCACCCACCGGATCTCCCGCACGTCCGACCTGGACCCCGTGTCGGCCTACCTCCGCCTGCGTCGGCTCAACCCCGCGCCCTACAGCGGCTTCCTCCAGCACGACGTCGCCGGCGCGCGGGCGTGGCTGCTGTCGAGCTCGCCGGAGAGGTATGCCCTCGTGGGCGCGGACCGGCACCTGGAGACCAAGCCGATCAAGGGCACCACCCCGCGCGGCGCCACGGCCGAGGAGGACGAGCACCACCGCGAGCGGCTGGCCCGCGACCCGAAGACGCGCGCGGAGAACCTGATGATCGTCGACCTGCTGCGCAACGACCTGTCCCAGGTCTGCGAGGTCGGGTCGGTCGAGGTGCCGGCGCTGATGCAGGTCGAGTCCTACGAGTCGGTGCACCAGCTGGTGTCGACGGTCCGCGGGCGCCTGCGCGACGACGTGTCGACGGTCGCCGCGCTGCGGGCGCTCTTCCCGGCGGGCTCGATGACGGGCGCTCCCAAGCTGCGCACGATGCAGGTGATCGAGGAGGTCGAGTCGACCCCGCGCGGGGCGTACGCCGGCGCGTTCGGCTGGATCAGCGCTGACGGCCCGGCCGACCTCGGGGTCGTCATCCGGTCGCTGACGACCGACGGCGGCGGCACCTGGACGCTCGGCACCGGGGGAGCCATCACGGTGCGGTCCGACCTCGCCGAGGAGTGGGCGGAGGCGGGGTGGAAGGCCGAGCGGCTGCTGCGCGTCTTCGACGCTCCGCCTGCCTGA
- a CDS encoding phage holin family protein produces the protein MRFVTWLLTYAAGLAVAAWMLKGIWFDGPDSGQAQLQEKILPLLLVAVILGLVSTFVEPVVKLLSLPFIILTLGFLLLVINALMLMLTATLAGAFDLGFHVDGFWSALVGSVIVTVVGWGVRAALPALD, from the coding sequence ATGCGCTTCGTGACGTGGTTGCTCACCTACGCCGCCGGGCTGGCCGTCGCCGCCTGGATGCTGAAGGGAATCTGGTTCGACGGACCCGACAGCGGCCAGGCCCAGCTGCAGGAGAAGATCCTGCCGCTGCTCCTCGTGGCGGTGATCCTCGGCCTCGTCTCGACGTTCGTGGAGCCCGTGGTCAAGCTGCTCTCGCTCCCGTTCATCATCCTGACGCTGGGCTTCCTGCTGCTCGTGATCAACGCGCTGATGCTCATGCTCACCGCCACGCTCGCCGGCGCCTTCGACCTCGGCTTCCACGTCGACGGCTTCTGGAGCGCGCTGGTCGGCTCGGTCATCGTGACGGTCGTCGGCTGGGGCGTGCGGGCCGCGCTGCCGGCGCTGGACTGA
- a CDS encoding chorismate-binding protein — MTQTPAVRDLLEQIQGHGAWAVIRRKASPTVGLVGGTPHEVASLLDIPLETGAPEPGRSADRLVAVPFRQVRERGFAAIDDGAPLTVVDLEVEHEVPVDDLLAALPDVPVEFADRGGFATSDEDYADVVEAIIRDEIGQGEGANLVIGRHYRAVVADWDADRALTVLRRLMERERGAYWTFCFFTGERFLIGASPERHVSVRQGDVRMNPISGTFRVAGHGDDLKERLLDFLADEKEVFELFMVVDEELKMMCDVCQEGGQVLGPFLKPMTHLIHTEYLLAGRSDRDHREILRDTMFAATVTGAPVENACRLIADYEPEGRGYYGAALALFGRSPEGTPTMDSPILIRTADVSPAGELKVTAGATLVRDSDAAYEVAETRAKAGGILSAFGLVPAATSDGTDIAELARDEDVLLALGTRNQRLSRFWLTDQAGEPADPGLAGKEAVILHGEDDFVNMLVHVLGVFGMTSRVVRHEDYAPGAFAGADLVIVGPGPGDPREGEHPKVASFRRAVDDLLASQQPFLAVCLGHQTLCERLGLDLGYKDVVFQGTQSPVRLDGRTERVGFYNTFVGRVPDGGALPDGVRVEADPETGDVHAIVGPHYRGIQFHAESILTENGYDLLHAAVRDLLARHDG; from the coding sequence ATGACCCAGACCCCCGCCGTCCGCGACCTCCTGGAGCAGATCCAGGGGCACGGCGCGTGGGCGGTCATCCGGCGCAAGGCCTCGCCGACGGTGGGACTGGTCGGCGGCACGCCCCACGAGGTCGCGAGCCTCCTCGACATCCCGCTCGAGACGGGGGCCCCGGAGCCGGGCCGCAGCGCCGACCGGCTGGTGGCCGTGCCGTTCCGGCAGGTGCGCGAGCGCGGCTTCGCCGCCATCGACGACGGCGCCCCGCTGACGGTCGTCGACCTCGAGGTCGAGCACGAGGTGCCGGTCGACGACCTGCTCGCGGCGCTCCCCGACGTGCCCGTCGAGTTCGCCGACCGCGGTGGCTTCGCCACGAGCGACGAGGACTACGCCGACGTCGTCGAGGCGATCATCCGCGACGAGATCGGGCAGGGCGAGGGCGCCAACCTCGTCATCGGCCGGCACTACCGCGCGGTCGTCGCCGACTGGGACGCCGACCGCGCGCTCACGGTGCTGCGGCGGCTGATGGAGCGCGAGCGCGGCGCCTACTGGACGTTCTGCTTCTTCACCGGCGAGCGCTTCCTCATCGGCGCCAGCCCCGAGCGGCACGTCTCGGTGCGCCAGGGCGACGTCCGGATGAACCCGATCTCCGGCACGTTCCGCGTCGCGGGCCACGGCGACGACCTCAAGGAGCGCCTCCTCGACTTCCTCGCCGACGAGAAGGAGGTCTTCGAGCTCTTCATGGTGGTCGACGAGGAGCTGAAGATGATGTGCGACGTCTGCCAGGAGGGCGGCCAGGTCCTCGGGCCGTTCCTCAAGCCGATGACGCACCTGATCCACACCGAGTACCTCCTCGCCGGCCGCTCCGACCGCGACCACCGCGAGATCCTGCGCGACACGATGTTCGCGGCCACGGTGACCGGTGCGCCGGTCGAGAACGCCTGCCGGCTGATCGCCGACTACGAGCCCGAGGGCCGCGGCTACTACGGCGCCGCGCTCGCGCTGTTCGGCCGCTCTCCCGAGGGCACGCCCACGATGGACAGCCCGATCCTGATCCGCACCGCCGACGTGTCGCCGGCGGGCGAGCTCAAGGTCACCGCGGGCGCCACGCTCGTGCGCGACTCCGACGCCGCCTACGAGGTGGCCGAGACCCGGGCCAAGGCCGGCGGCATCCTCAGCGCCTTCGGCCTCGTGCCGGCGGCGACCTCCGACGGCACCGACATCGCCGAGCTGGCACGCGACGAGGACGTCCTGCTGGCCCTCGGCACGCGCAACCAACGGCTCTCCCGCTTCTGGCTCACCGACCAGGCCGGCGAGCCGGCCGACCCCGGTCTGGCGGGCAAGGAGGCCGTGATCCTCCACGGCGAGGACGACTTCGTGAACATGCTGGTCCACGTGCTCGGGGTCTTCGGCATGACCTCGCGGGTGGTGCGGCACGAGGACTACGCGCCCGGGGCGTTCGCCGGCGCCGACCTGGTGATCGTCGGGCCCGGGCCGGGCGACCCGCGCGAGGGCGAGCACCCCAAGGTCGCGTCGTTCCGCCGTGCGGTCGACGACCTCCTCGCCTCGCAGCAGCCGTTCCTCGCCGTGTGCCTGGGCCACCAGACGCTGTGCGAGCGGCTCGGCCTCGACCTCGGCTACAAGGACGTGGTCTTCCAGGGCACCCAGTCGCCGGTGCGGCTCGACGGGCGCACCGAGCGGGTCGGGTTCTACAACACGTTCGTCGGCCGCGTGCCCGACGGCGGCGCCCTGCCCGACGGCGTACGCGTCGAGGCCGACCCGGAGACCGGTGACGTGCACGCGATCGTCGGCCCGCACTACCGGGGCATCCAGTTCCACGCCGAGTCGATCCTCACCGAGAACGGCTACGACCTGCTGCACGCCGCGGTGCGCGACCTCCTCGCCCGGCACGACGGGTAA
- a CDS encoding aminodeoxychorismate/anthranilate synthase component II: MTPDVIVVDHHDSYTWNLVHLLARVSGVLPRVVQHDEVTPGEVLRHSHVVLSPGPGHPAQRADFSVGTAVLRDASRPVLGVCLGMQGLVTAYGGTVGRLAPAHGDVAAVRHDGVGVFAGLPQGFAAVRYHSLGAVELPEGLVATAWSEDGVVMGVRHEALPLEGVQFHPESVLSAHGEDIVRNFLR; the protein is encoded by the coding sequence GTGACGCCGGACGTGATCGTGGTCGACCACCACGACTCCTACACGTGGAACCTGGTGCACCTCCTCGCGCGGGTGAGCGGCGTCCTGCCGCGCGTGGTGCAGCACGACGAGGTGACGCCCGGCGAGGTGCTGCGGCACTCGCACGTCGTGCTGTCCCCGGGGCCGGGCCATCCAGCCCAGCGCGCCGACTTCTCGGTCGGCACCGCGGTGCTGCGTGACGCCTCGCGCCCCGTGCTCGGCGTCTGCCTCGGCATGCAGGGGCTGGTCACGGCGTACGGCGGCACGGTGGGGCGGCTGGCCCCGGCGCACGGGGACGTCGCGGCCGTGCGGCACGACGGCGTGGGCGTCTTCGCCGGGCTGCCGCAGGGCTTCGCCGCGGTGCGCTACCACTCGCTGGGGGCGGTCGAGCTGCCCGAGGGGCTGGTGGCGACCGCGTGGAGCGAGGACGGCGTGGTGATGGGCGTACGCCACGAGGCCCTGCCCCTGGAGGGCGTGCAGTTCCACCCCGAGTCGGTGCTGTCGGCGCACGGCGAGGACATCGTGCGGAACTTCCTCCGATGA
- a CDS encoding response regulator transcription factor — translation MSESRPRVLVVDDDRAVRDSLRRSLEFNGYDVVLAADGAEGLVAVGSHQPDVVVVDVMMPRLDGIETTRALRAAGNDVPILVLTARDAVGDRVEGLDAGADDYLTKPFALEELLARLRALLRRVVPDGDAASEVLTFSDLTMDVASRDVSRGGRPIELTRTEFTLLEMFMRRPRRVLDRSFILEEVWGYDFPTSANSLEVYVGYLRRKTEAAGEPRLIQTVRGVGYVLKEA, via the coding sequence GTGAGTGAGTCCAGGCCCCGCGTGCTGGTCGTCGACGACGACCGCGCCGTGCGCGACTCGCTGCGCCGGTCGCTGGAGTTCAACGGCTACGACGTGGTGCTCGCCGCCGACGGCGCCGAGGGGCTCGTGGCGGTCGGGTCGCACCAGCCCGACGTGGTGGTCGTCGACGTGATGATGCCGCGGCTCGACGGCATCGAGACGACGCGCGCGCTGCGCGCCGCCGGCAACGACGTGCCGATCCTGGTGCTGACCGCGCGCGACGCGGTGGGCGACCGGGTCGAGGGCCTCGACGCCGGCGCCGACGACTACCTCACCAAGCCGTTCGCGCTCGAGGAGCTGCTGGCACGCCTGCGCGCGCTGCTGCGGCGCGTGGTGCCCGACGGCGACGCGGCGAGCGAGGTGCTGACGTTCTCCGACCTCACCATGGACGTCGCCAGCCGCGACGTCTCGCGCGGCGGGCGCCCGATCGAGCTGACCCGCACCGAGTTCACCCTGCTCGAGATGTTCATGCGCCGCCCGCGCCGGGTGCTCGACCGCTCGTTCATCCTGGAGGAGGTCTGGGGCTACGACTTCCCGACCAGCGCCAACTCGCTCGAGGTCTACGTGGGCTACCTGCGCCGCAAGACCGAGGCGGCGGGCGAGCCACGGCTGATCCAGACCGTGCGCGGCGTCGGCTACGTCCTGAAGGAAGCATGA
- a CDS encoding VanZ family protein: MVTIGGVGVMALGALAAAVVALLVALAVRPLLGTASAVSFAGLSWSLVVIALVTLVPTRPDVGIVPAEGRSEACSWDYGGPSGAAFEVFGLDQRTLNVLLFVPAAVFLVLAVCRWWAGLVLAPLGLAGLAAYSLVIEMVQLQLARLDRACDVTDIVDNVLGAGIGFVVGVVLLPVVRPWRGRRRPEPRPAH; this comes from the coding sequence GTGGTGACCATCGGAGGGGTGGGCGTGATGGCGCTCGGCGCGCTGGCCGCCGCGGTCGTCGCCCTCCTCGTCGCCCTCGCGGTCCGTCCGCTGCTGGGCACCGCGTCGGCGGTGTCGTTCGCCGGGCTGTCCTGGTCGCTGGTGGTGATCGCCCTGGTCACCCTCGTGCCGACCCGACCGGACGTGGGGATCGTGCCGGCGGAGGGCCGCAGCGAGGCGTGCTCGTGGGACTACGGCGGGCCCTCGGGGGCGGCGTTCGAGGTGTTCGGCCTCGACCAGCGCACCCTCAACGTGCTGCTCTTCGTGCCCGCCGCGGTGTTCCTCGTGCTGGCGGTCTGCCGCTGGTGGGCAGGTCTCGTGCTCGCACCGCTCGGTCTGGCCGGTCTGGCCGCCTACAGCCTCGTCATCGAGATGGTCCAGCTGCAGCTCGCCCGCCTCGACCGGGCCTGCGACGTGACCGACATCGTCGACAACGTGCTGGGAGCCGGCATCGGCTTCGTGGTCGGTGTGGTGCTCCTCCCGGTGGTGCGGCCCTGGCGGGGCCGC
- a CDS encoding low molecular weight phosphotyrosine protein phosphatase, with the protein MPALPPARRPGRYRIALVCLGNICRSPTAHVVLEARLADAGLDDRVEVASSGTGDWHVGHPMDPRAAATLTAAGYDASRHRARQYDATWPEAYDLVLVMDEANLADVGGRTDRVGLFRDFDPVDPGGEVPDPYYGGDDGFEEVLAMVERTSDAIVAALPRALDPDQTSDQRSDPAGGGRA; encoded by the coding sequence GTGCCCGCACTCCCGCCCGCCCGCCGTCCCGGTCGCTACCGGATCGCCCTCGTCTGCCTGGGCAACATCTGCCGCTCGCCCACCGCCCACGTCGTGCTCGAGGCCCGGCTGGCCGACGCCGGACTCGACGACCGGGTGGAGGTGGCCTCCTCGGGCACCGGCGACTGGCACGTCGGCCACCCGATGGACCCGCGCGCCGCGGCCACGCTGACGGCGGCGGGCTACGACGCCAGCCGGCACCGCGCCCGGCAGTACGACGCCACCTGGCCCGAGGCGTACGACCTCGTGCTCGTCATGGACGAGGCCAACCTGGCCGACGTGGGTGGGCGCACCGACCGCGTGGGCCTGTTCCGCGACTTCGATCCGGTCGATCCGGGTGGTGAGGTCCCGGACCCGTACTACGGTGGTGACGACGGGTTCGAGGAGGTGCTGGCGATGGTCGAGCGCACGAGCGATGCGATCGTGGCGGCCCTCCCCCGAGCCCTCGACCCCGACCAGACGAGCGACCAGAGGAGCGACCCGGCGGGCGGGGGCAGGGCCTGA
- a CDS encoding sulfatase-like hydrolase/transferase → MGYVKGAWAGVCLLALMACGAASGGTTDGSRGPDGVAPPRVTSGAVAVAEAVPAAARAQRPNIVVVMLDDFSMDLVQTMRSVQRMRKAGASYPHSFVTDSLCCVSRSSFFTGQYPHQTGVLTNTSNKGTSRLGGWPAYDTNGNPERAFNVRLQEAGYHTGFIGKFLNEYEWSPGRALPPVVPGWTTFNVVFGSAYDGWDFASTTLVDQRLQLVQHPAPPASAGSTVKDKAYAGAVIGDLAMDFVRDNEASDAPYFLEVSLYAPHNRTNPEGHYAGDPLFPPMFRDRTGPRSCGRVACHKLTAADLPGLGDPRKENRPRRADGKPARAWNTARTLPRSAAVRDLRDRARMAQSADRLLKRILGAVGPHTYVVLTSDNGFHLGQNGMGRGKGTPYDTDVRVPLLVTGPGVVPGKRREVTSNIDLAPTFEELAGLPPAPFRSGQSLVPTLAQPTLVQQSYAFLEHTQQSLTGNDPDAAFSGTELDRIPSYTAVRSRTGLLVRFDLDPRPATTTWGYEYYSYKKDAYERRNAFAGKRRSPEVKDLMARLTAFDGCREAGDQPVSEACRALRR, encoded by the coding sequence GTGGGGTACGTCAAGGGAGCATGGGCCGGCGTGTGCCTGCTCGCGCTGATGGCATGCGGCGCGGCGAGCGGCGGCACCACCGACGGCTCGCGCGGCCCGGACGGCGTGGCACCGCCGCGCGTGACCAGCGGCGCCGTGGCGGTCGCCGAGGCGGTGCCGGCGGCGGCGCGGGCCCAGCGGCCCAACATCGTCGTGGTGATGCTCGACGACTTCTCGATGGACCTCGTGCAGACGATGCGCTCGGTGCAGCGGATGCGCAAGGCCGGCGCGAGCTACCCGCACTCGTTCGTGACCGACTCGCTGTGCTGCGTGTCGCGCTCGAGCTTCTTCACCGGCCAGTACCCCCACCAGACCGGCGTCCTCACCAACACCTCCAACAAGGGCACCTCCCGCCTCGGCGGCTGGCCCGCCTACGACACCAACGGCAACCCCGAGCGCGCCTTCAACGTGCGACTCCAGGAGGCCGGCTACCACACCGGCTTCATCGGCAAGTTCCTCAACGAGTACGAGTGGTCGCCGGGCCGCGCGCTGCCGCCGGTCGTGCCGGGGTGGACGACGTTCAACGTGGTCTTCGGCTCGGCCTACGACGGCTGGGACTTCGCCAGCACGACCCTGGTCGACCAGCGGCTCCAGCTCGTGCAGCACCCCGCGCCGCCGGCGAGCGCGGGCAGCACGGTCAAGGACAAGGCCTACGCCGGGGCGGTGATCGGCGACCTCGCGATGGACTTCGTGCGGGACAACGAGGCCTCCGACGCGCCCTACTTCCTCGAGGTGTCGCTCTACGCCCCGCACAACCGCACCAACCCCGAGGGCCACTACGCCGGCGACCCGCTCTTCCCGCCGATGTTCCGCGACCGCACCGGTCCGCGCAGCTGCGGGCGCGTGGCCTGCCACAAGCTGACCGCGGCCGACCTGCCCGGTCTCGGCGACCCGCGCAAGGAGAACCGGCCGCGGCGGGCCGACGGCAAGCCCGCCCGGGCGTGGAACACCGCCCGGACGCTGCCGCGGTCGGCGGCGGTGCGCGACCTGCGCGACCGGGCGCGGATGGCGCAGTCCGCCGACCGGCTGCTGAAGAGGATCCTCGGCGCCGTCGGCCCCCACACCTACGTCGTGCTCACCTCCGACAACGGCTTCCACCTCGGCCAGAACGGCATGGGCCGCGGCAAGGGGACGCCGTACGACACCGACGTGCGGGTGCCGCTGCTCGTCACCGGCCCCGGCGTGGTGCCGGGCAAGCGCCGCGAGGTGACCAGCAACATCGACCTCGCGCCGACGTTCGAGGAGCTCGCCGGCCTGCCGCCGGCGCCGTTCCGCAGCGGGCAGTCGCTGGTGCCGACCCTGGCGCAGCCCACGTTGGTCCAGCAGTCCTACGCGTTCCTCGAGCACACCCAGCAGTCGCTCACCGGCAACGACCCCGACGCCGCGTTCAGCGGCACCGAGCTCGACCGGATCCCCTCCTACACGGCCGTGCGGAGCCGCACCGGGCTGCTCGTGCGCTTCGACCTCGACCCGCGCCCGGCCACGACCACCTGGGGCTACGAGTACTACTCCTACAAGAAGGACGCCTACGAGCGACGCAACGCCTTCGCCGGCAAGCGGAGGTCGCCCGAGGTCAAGGACCTGATGGCGAGGCTGACCGCCTTCGACGGCTGCCGCGAGGCGGGCGACCAACCGGTGTCCGAGGCCTGCCGGGCGCTGCGCCGCTGA
- a CDS encoding HAMP domain-containing sensor histidine kinase encodes MSTPGASTTRSDGRWHYRRSLASRVAVLTTVALGLSIALMAFTAFVVMRQQMMSSLDQSLLNRAHKATAFTTLSNITASGAPAWMLGAADVRIIFVTAEGRTVTGDDVPDFTLGRPEYEVATGQRKSSVRTLVTTEGERFRVATVQANNGAALILAQPLAPNDRTLEKLSGVLFVFGALGVLAALLAGWLVASNGLRPVRRLTSAVERIAMTEDLTPLPVEGDDEVARLSTAFNHMLLALGASRDRQRRLVADASHELRTPLTSLRTNLDLLRQAEGNSALPAEARLELLDDVRGQIEELSALVGDLVELARDEPTTRVVAEVDLAEVVERAVTRVRRRAQGVSFDVDLEAWPVVGDASSLERAVTNLLDNAAKWSPPDGTVTVRLIDGVLTVDDQGSGVAEADRPHVFERFYRSEESRAMPGSGLGLAIVRQVVDRHGGQIQVSEAPGGGARFSLWVPGVSVART; translated from the coding sequence ATGAGCACCCCAGGCGCGAGCACCACCCGCTCCGACGGGCGTTGGCACTACCGCAGGTCGCTGGCCTCGCGGGTGGCCGTGCTGACCACCGTCGCGCTGGGCCTGTCGATCGCGCTGATGGCGTTCACCGCGTTCGTGGTGATGCGCCAGCAGATGATGAGCTCGCTCGACCAGTCGCTGCTCAACCGCGCGCACAAGGCCACCGCGTTCACGACGCTGTCCAACATCACCGCGTCGGGCGCGCCCGCCTGGATGCTCGGCGCGGCCGACGTGCGGATCATCTTCGTCACCGCCGAGGGACGCACGGTGACCGGCGACGACGTCCCCGACTTCACCCTCGGCCGCCCGGAGTACGAGGTCGCGACCGGACAGCGCAAGTCGTCGGTGCGCACCCTCGTCACGACCGAGGGCGAGCGGTTCCGGGTGGCGACCGTGCAGGCCAACAACGGCGCCGCGCTGATCCTGGCGCAGCCGCTCGCGCCCAACGACCGCACGCTCGAGAAGCTCAGCGGGGTGCTGTTCGTCTTCGGCGCGCTCGGCGTGCTGGCGGCGCTGCTGGCGGGCTGGCTGGTCGCGAGCAACGGGCTCAGACCGGTGCGCCGGCTCACCTCAGCGGTCGAGCGGATCGCGATGACCGAGGACCTCACCCCGCTGCCGGTGGAGGGCGACGACGAGGTCGCCCGCCTCTCCACCGCCTTCAACCACATGCTGCTGGCGCTCGGCGCCTCGCGGGACCGGCAGCGCCGGCTGGTCGCCGACGCGAGCCACGAGCTGCGTACGCCGCTCACGTCGCTGCGCACCAACCTCGACCTGCTGCGCCAGGCCGAGGGCAACTCGGCGCTGCCCGCCGAGGCGCGCCTCGAGCTGCTCGACGACGTCCGCGGCCAGATCGAGGAGCTGAGCGCGCTCGTCGGCGACCTCGTCGAGCTCGCCCGCGACGAGCCCACCACCCGGGTGGTCGCCGAGGTCGACCTCGCCGAGGTCGTGGAGCGCGCGGTGACCCGCGTGCGCCGTCGCGCCCAGGGCGTGTCGTTCGACGTCGACCTCGAGGCGTGGCCCGTCGTCGGCGACGCCAGCAGCCTGGAGCGCGCGGTGACCAACCTGCTCGACAACGCCGCCAAGTGGAGCCCCCCGGACGGCACCGTGACGGTCCGGCTCATCGACGGCGTCCTCACCGTCGACGACCAGGGCAGCGGCGTCGCGGAGGCCGACCGGCCGCACGTCTTCGAGCGCTTCTACCGCTCGGAGGAGTCGCGCGCGATGCCCGGCTCCGGCCTCGGCCTGGCCATCGTGCGACAGGTGGTCGACCGCCACGGCGGCCAGATCCAGGTCTCCGAGGCCCCCGGCGGCGGTGCCCGCTTCTCGCTGTGGGTGCCCGGCGTCTCAGTGGCGCGCACCTGA
- a CDS encoding fructosamine kinase family protein, with protein sequence MARQPLVARRAEELLGTAVVATSPVAGGDIATATRLRLSNGQTALMKTLPHAPEGFFEAEAAGLRWLGQVEGGVPVPELLAAAPDCLVLAWVEQSAKTPVEAAVTFGQQLAVTHAAGADGWGLDHDGFIGRLPLPNRTADSWAEFYAVRRVLPYLKLARDRGAITDTDAANVEAVIGRLSSLLPEEEPARLHGDLWNGNCLWGQDLAIHVIDPAAHGGHRELDLAMLHLFGLTHLPRVMAAYDEARPLADGWEDRLGIHQLFPLLVHACMFGGGYGARAGAVAARYA encoded by the coding sequence ATGGCTCGCCAGCCGCTGGTCGCCAGGCGTGCCGAGGAGCTCCTCGGCACGGCCGTGGTCGCGACCTCGCCCGTGGCGGGCGGCGACATCGCCACCGCGACGCGGCTGCGACTGTCCAACGGGCAGACCGCGCTGATGAAGACGCTGCCGCACGCGCCCGAGGGCTTCTTCGAGGCAGAGGCCGCGGGCCTGCGGTGGCTGGGCCAGGTCGAGGGCGGGGTGCCGGTGCCCGAGCTGCTGGCCGCGGCGCCCGACTGCCTGGTGCTGGCCTGGGTGGAGCAGAGCGCCAAGACGCCGGTCGAGGCGGCCGTCACGTTCGGCCAGCAGCTCGCCGTGACGCACGCCGCGGGCGCCGACGGCTGGGGCCTCGACCACGACGGCTTCATCGGCCGGCTCCCGCTGCCCAACAGGACCGCCGACTCGTGGGCGGAGTTCTACGCCGTGCGCCGCGTGCTGCCCTACCTCAAGCTCGCCCGCGACCGCGGGGCGATCACCGACACCGACGCCGCCAACGTCGAGGCGGTGATCGGCCGGCTGAGCAGCCTGCTGCCGGAGGAGGAGCCCGCCCGGCTGCACGGCGACCTGTGGAACGGCAACTGCCTGTGGGGCCAGGACCTCGCCATCCACGTCATCGACCCGGCGGCCCACGGCGGGCACCGCGAGCTCGACCTGGCCATGCTGCACCTCTTCGGGCTCACCCACCTGCCGCGGGTGATGGCGGCGTACGACGAGGCGCGTCCGCTGGCCGATGGCTGGGAGGACCGGCTCGGGATCCACCAGCTGTTCCCGCTGCTCGTGCACGCGTGCATGTTCGGCGGCGGCTACGGCGCCCGCGCCGGGGCGGTCGCGGCCCGATACGCCTGA